A single genomic interval of Burkholderia cepacia ATCC 25416 harbors:
- a CDS encoding META domain-containing protein, whose protein sequence is MSHLSAAARARTGLLRPLRAPLCALTLATLLAACAMPTHPDSAAPAPDPYNPAAVQLLDDTSWELTSWLNADGTPRAIPHGDNGEPIKLALSTESGIRRASGFSGCNRYMGTYAIKNGLLSFGPLAGTRMACPNTLGGQLEPAYLDALAHIDKTGVQMREPQQLQIVTASGATLTFTHRSP, encoded by the coding sequence ATGTCCCACCTGTCCGCGGCCGCACGCGCACGCACCGGCCTGCTTCGCCCGTTGCGCGCGCCGCTCTGCGCGTTGACGCTTGCCACGCTTCTCGCCGCCTGCGCGATGCCGACCCACCCCGATTCCGCCGCCCCCGCGCCCGACCCGTACAACCCGGCCGCCGTCCAGCTGCTCGACGACACGAGCTGGGAGCTCACCAGCTGGCTGAACGCCGACGGCACGCCGCGCGCGATCCCGCACGGCGACAACGGCGAGCCGATCAAGCTCGCGCTGTCGACCGAGTCGGGCATCCGGCGCGCGAGCGGGTTCTCGGGCTGCAACCGCTACATGGGCACCTACGCGATCAAAAACGGCCTGTTGAGCTTCGGGCCGCTCGCCGGCACGCGGATGGCCTGCCCGAATACGCTCGGCGGCCAGCTCGAACCCGCGTACCTCGACGCACTCGCCCACATCGACAAGACCGGCGTGCAGATGCGCGAGCCGCAGCAGTTGCAGATCGTGACCGCGTCCGGCGCAACGCTGACCTTCACGCACCGGAGCCCCTGA
- a CDS encoding lactonase family protein, with translation MPNRLRERDARASTRGFPLRLAHWMKGFAIVLSLSATHAFAQQSPAPADGVYNLLVGTYTGGGSDGIYVYRFDTKTGSVAPVSSAKTVNPSYLLPSRDGRTVYAVNELPGDDGPASQRGGVSAFRFDAKTGALSFIDRVSSEGNDPCYLALSPDGKYLVTANYSVAKDPGGSFAVFPLRDDGAVGQAVLTVHHEGTGPVKGRQDGAHVHSTVFSPDGHYLFVQDLGADKVYGYRYTVDGSRGLISPTDTRYTPVKAGSGPRHMVFSADGRYAYVTSELNAAVEVFGYHDGKLTPVETVSMTAPGFKGKVGGGAIHLSPDGRFLYVSNRGDANDLVIYAVNQADGRLKPVGRQSSLGKTPREFLIDPTGKWLIVGNQDSDTFYVFSRNVETGQLGPNPQKVAVGKPVDFKLVPVQ, from the coding sequence ATGCCCAACCGTTTACGCGAGCGTGACGCACGCGCTTCGACACGAGGGTTCCCGCTTAGGCTCGCTCACTGGATGAAAGGTTTCGCGATCGTGCTCTCCCTTTCCGCGACCCATGCATTTGCGCAGCAATCGCCCGCTCCGGCCGACGGCGTGTACAACCTGCTCGTGGGCACCTACACGGGCGGCGGCAGCGACGGGATCTATGTTTACCGCTTCGATACGAAAACCGGCAGCGTCGCGCCGGTGTCGTCGGCGAAGACGGTGAATCCGTCGTATCTGTTGCCGAGCCGCGACGGTCGTACCGTCTACGCGGTCAACGAACTGCCCGGCGACGACGGGCCGGCGTCGCAGCGCGGCGGCGTCAGCGCCTTCCGCTTCGACGCGAAGACGGGCGCGCTGAGCTTCATCGACCGCGTGTCGTCGGAAGGGAACGATCCTTGCTATCTCGCGCTGTCGCCGGACGGCAAGTACCTCGTGACGGCCAATTACTCGGTCGCGAAGGACCCGGGCGGCAGCTTCGCGGTGTTTCCGCTGCGCGACGACGGCGCGGTCGGCCAGGCCGTGCTGACGGTGCACCACGAGGGCACGGGGCCCGTGAAGGGCCGTCAGGACGGCGCGCACGTGCATTCGACGGTGTTTTCGCCGGATGGCCATTACCTGTTCGTGCAGGATCTCGGCGCGGACAAGGTCTACGGCTACCGGTACACGGTGGACGGCAGCCGCGGGCTGATCAGCCCGACCGACACGCGCTACACGCCGGTCAAGGCGGGTTCGGGCCCGCGTCACATGGTGTTCAGCGCCGATGGCCGGTACGCGTACGTGACGAGCGAGCTCAATGCGGCGGTCGAGGTGTTCGGCTACCACGACGGCAAGCTGACGCCGGTCGAGACCGTATCGATGACCGCGCCGGGCTTCAAGGGCAAGGTCGGCGGCGGTGCGATCCACCTGTCGCCTGACGGCCGCTTCCTGTACGTGAGCAACCGCGGCGATGCGAACGACCTGGTGATCTACGCGGTGAACCAGGCCGACGGCCGGTTGAAGCCCGTCGGCCGCCAGTCGAGCCTCGGCAAGACGCCGCGCGAGTTCCTGATCGACCCGACCGGCAAGTGGCTGATCGTCGGCAACCAAGACAGCGATACGTTCTACGTGTTCAGCCGCAATGTGGAAACGGGGCAACTGGGCCCGAATCCGCAGAAGGTGGCGGTCGGCAAGCCGGTCGACTTCAAGCTGGTGCCGGTGCAGTAA
- a CDS encoding glycoside hydrolase family 15 protein, translating to MPALIEDYALVGDGHTAALVAKDGSVDWLCWPRFDSGACFAALLGTPEHGRWLLAPAADAAITHTSRRYRGDTLILETDYESADGAVTVVDFMPPGNGWSELVRIVIGRHGTMKMRMELVLRFDYGFSIPWVTQLTREDGMKAIAGPDTVVLRTPVPLTGKNLHTLAEFTVNADERVPFSLSYAASHMRLPPARDPLSMLARTENYWLEWSGRCQVQGRYAAAVRRSLITLKALAYEPTGGIVAAPTTSLPEKIGGNRNWDYRYCWLRDATITLLALMRGGYYDEARAWRTWLGRVMAGSPEQIQIMYGIAGERRLPEMELDWLPGYQDSKPVRVGNGAANQLQLDVFGEVMAALHLARVGGLQADDTVWSVQCALLDHLEKIWQEPDEGIWETRGGRRHFTFSKVMAWVAFDRAIKSAEMFRLPGSLDRWRALREQIHADVCDNAWHESKRAFAQSYGSDELDASVLLMPLLGFLPPEDPRIVGTVEAIERELLHDGLVMRYRTTEYDDGLPPGEGTFLACSFWLVDNYALLGRIDDAHRLFSRLLSLSNDLGLLAEEYDPVAGRLVGNFPQAFSHVALVHTAMNLMHHEDAMARAAGQPAPAVATGR from the coding sequence ATGCCTGCCCTGATCGAAGACTACGCCCTCGTCGGCGACGGCCACACCGCCGCGCTGGTCGCCAAAGACGGCTCCGTAGACTGGCTGTGCTGGCCCCGCTTCGATTCGGGCGCCTGCTTCGCGGCGCTTCTCGGCACCCCCGAGCACGGCCGCTGGCTGCTCGCGCCGGCCGCCGATGCCGCGATCACGCACACGTCGCGCCGCTATCGCGGCGACACGCTGATTCTCGAAACCGACTACGAAAGCGCCGACGGTGCCGTCACCGTGGTCGACTTCATGCCGCCCGGCAACGGCTGGTCCGAGCTGGTGCGGATCGTCATCGGCCGCCACGGCACGATGAAGATGCGCATGGAGCTCGTGCTGCGCTTCGACTACGGTTTCTCGATTCCGTGGGTCACGCAGCTGACCCGCGAGGACGGCATGAAGGCGATCGCGGGCCCTGACACCGTCGTGCTGCGCACGCCGGTGCCGCTCACCGGCAAAAACCTCCATACGCTCGCGGAATTCACCGTAAACGCCGATGAACGCGTGCCGTTCTCGCTCAGCTATGCGGCGTCGCACATGCGGCTGCCGCCCGCACGCGATCCGCTGTCGATGCTCGCGCGCACCGAGAACTACTGGCTCGAATGGTCGGGCCGCTGCCAGGTGCAGGGCCGCTACGCGGCCGCCGTGCGCCGTTCGCTGATCACGCTGAAGGCGCTGGCGTACGAGCCGACCGGCGGGATCGTCGCGGCGCCGACCACGTCGCTGCCCGAGAAGATCGGCGGCAATCGCAACTGGGACTACCGCTACTGCTGGCTGCGCGACGCGACGATCACGCTGCTCGCGCTGATGCGCGGCGGCTACTACGACGAAGCGCGCGCGTGGCGCACGTGGCTCGGCCGCGTGATGGCGGGCTCGCCCGAACAGATCCAGATCATGTACGGGATCGCCGGCGAACGCCGGCTGCCGGAAATGGAACTCGACTGGCTGCCCGGCTACCAGGACTCGAAGCCGGTGCGCGTGGGCAACGGCGCCGCGAACCAGCTCCAGCTCGACGTGTTCGGCGAGGTGATGGCCGCGCTGCACCTGGCGCGCGTGGGCGGCCTGCAGGCCGACGACACGGTGTGGTCGGTGCAGTGCGCGCTGCTCGACCATCTCGAGAAGATCTGGCAGGAGCCCGACGAAGGCATCTGGGAAACGCGCGGCGGCCGCCGCCATTTCACGTTCTCGAAGGTGATGGCGTGGGTCGCGTTCGACCGCGCGATCAAGTCGGCGGAGATGTTCCGGCTGCCCGGCTCGCTCGACCGCTGGCGCGCGCTGCGCGAGCAGATCCATGCGGACGTGTGCGACAACGCATGGCACGAAAGCAAACGGGCGTTTGCACAGAGCTACGGCAGCGACGAACTCGACGCGAGCGTGCTGCTGATGCCGCTGCTCGGCTTCCTGCCGCCGGAAGATCCGCGCATCGTCGGCACGGTCGAAGCGATCGAGCGGGAGTTGCTGCACGACGGGCTCGTGATGCGCTACCGCACGACCGAATACGACGACGGCCTGCCGCCCGGCGAAGGCACGTTTCTCGCGTGCAGTTTCTGGCTGGTCGACAACTATGCGCTGCTGGGCCGGATCGACGACGCGCACCGCCTGTTCAGCCGGCTGCTCTCGCTGTCGAACGACCTCGGGCTGCTCGCCGAGGAATACGACCCGGTGGCCGGGCGGCTCGTCGGCAATTTCCCGCAGGCGTTCTCGCACGTGGCGCTCGTGCATACCGCGATGAACCTGATGCACCACGAGGACGCGATGGCGCGCGCGGCCGGCCAGCCGGCGCCGGCCGTCGCCACGGGGCGCTGA
- a CDS encoding polyhydroxyalkanoate depolymerase, producing MLYQLHEFQRAMLSPLTAWAQAASKSFANPSSPFSLMPGAPRMAAAYELMYRLGKDYEKPEFNIHQIVKDGHNIPIVEQTIVEKPFCRLLRFKRYSDDADAVTQLKDEPVVLVCAPLSGHHSTLLRDTVRTLLQDHKVYITDWIDARMVPVEVGPFHLHDYIAYIQEFIRHIGARNLHVISVCQPTVPVLAAISLMASRGEDTPLTMTMMGGPIDARRSPTSVNSLATQHSTAWFENNVIHTVPANYPGEGRQVYPGFLQHTGFVAMNPERHAQSHWDFYQSLLRGDEEDAEAHRQFYDEYNAVLDMAAEYYLETIRIVFQEFRLAEGTWDVEGERVRPQDIKRTALMTIEGELDDISGSGQTHVAHELCTGIPQDQRRSLTAEKCGHYGIFSGRRWRTIIYPQLRDFIREHAPEPKHGATKDAADAPAPKTLSAVPASHAPLETTRATAAKRTRAKAPAKAVAAAPAKAAPAAKRAASGPRVKAVRTRKAA from the coding sequence ATGCTTTACCAACTGCACGAATTCCAGCGAGCCATGCTGAGCCCGCTGACGGCCTGGGCCCAGGCCGCGTCCAAATCGTTCGCCAATCCGTCCAGCCCGTTCTCGCTGATGCCCGGCGCGCCGCGGATGGCCGCCGCGTACGAGCTGATGTACCGGCTCGGCAAGGATTACGAGAAGCCCGAGTTCAACATTCACCAGATCGTCAAGGACGGCCACAACATCCCGATCGTCGAGCAGACGATCGTCGAGAAGCCGTTCTGCCGGCTGCTGCGCTTCAAGCGCTATTCGGACGACGCCGATGCCGTCACGCAGCTGAAGGACGAGCCGGTCGTGCTGGTCTGCGCGCCGCTGTCGGGCCACCACTCGACGCTGCTGCGCGACACCGTGCGCACGCTGCTGCAGGATCACAAGGTGTACATCACCGACTGGATCGACGCGCGGATGGTGCCGGTCGAGGTCGGCCCGTTCCACCTGCACGACTACATCGCATACATCCAGGAATTCATCCGTCACATCGGCGCGCGCAACCTGCACGTGATCTCGGTGTGCCAGCCGACGGTGCCGGTGCTCGCGGCGATCTCGCTGATGGCGAGCCGCGGCGAGGACACGCCGCTCACGATGACAATGATGGGCGGCCCGATCGATGCGCGCCGCAGCCCGACGTCGGTGAATTCGCTCGCCACGCAGCACTCGACCGCGTGGTTCGAGAACAACGTGATCCACACGGTGCCCGCGAACTACCCGGGCGAAGGCCGCCAGGTGTATCCGGGCTTCCTTCAGCACACGGGTTTCGTCGCGATGAACCCGGAGCGGCACGCACAGTCGCACTGGGATTTCTACCAGAGCCTGCTGCGCGGCGACGAGGAAGACGCCGAAGCGCACCGCCAGTTCTATGACGAATACAACGCGGTGCTCGACATGGCCGCCGAGTATTACCTCGAGACGATCCGCATCGTGTTCCAGGAATTCCGGCTGGCAGAGGGCACGTGGGATGTCGAAGGCGAGCGCGTGCGTCCGCAGGACATCAAGCGTACCGCGCTGATGACGATCGAAGGCGAACTCGACGACATCTCCGGCAGCGGCCAGACGCACGTCGCGCACGAGCTGTGCACGGGCATCCCGCAGGACCAGCGCCGCAGCCTGACCGCCGAGAAGTGCGGTCACTACGGGATTTTCTCGGGCCGCCGCTGGCGCACGATCATCTATCCGCAACTGCGCGACTTCATCCGCGAGCATGCGCCGGAGCCGAAGCACGGCGCGACGAAGGATGCCGCGGATGCGCCGGCGCCCAAGACGCTCTCCGCCGTGCCGGCCAGCCATGCGCCGCTCGAAACGACGCGCGCCACCGCGGCGAAGCGCACGCGCGCGAAGGCCCCCGCCAAGGCAGTCGCAGCGGCGCCGGCCAAGGCCGCACCGGCCGCGAAACGCGCCGCCAGCGGCCCGCGCGTCAAGGCCGTGCGTACGCGCAAGGCCGCCTGA